Proteins from one Ranitomeya variabilis isolate aRanVar5 chromosome 1, aRanVar5.hap1, whole genome shotgun sequence genomic window:
- the LOC143762148 gene encoding nuclear pore complex protein Nup160-like isoform X2 encodes MEGAQPHSGARISGDAQFPHFCRRAFRSAHLCLSARISNVLHLLERVDLPELLIQLATLAISETVDDLKSQATLRTRIFKHHLDFGHNRQSYNAVAHIPDHSRIFYQAAMIIM; translated from the exons ATGGAAGGAGCACAGCCACATTCAGGAGCGCGCATTTCTGGCGACGCGCAATTCCCGCATTTCTGCCGGCGCGCATTCAGGAGCGCGCATTTATGCCTTTCGGCACGCATTTCGAAT GTGCTGCATCTCCTGGAACGTGTGGATTTGCCAGAGCTGCTGATTCAATTAGCAACATTGGCTATTTCGGAGACTGTGGATGACCTGAAAAGTCAG GCAACTTTGAGGACTCGTATCTTCAAGCATCACCTGGATTTCGGACACAACCGCCAGTCGTACAACGCTGTTGCGCATATTCCCGATCACAGCAG